CCTGGAGAAAGGCACAAACAGATTCGGTACTTCATCGGGGATGTTCGTGACCAGGACCGCTTGGTCAGGGCGATGGAGGGGATTGATATCGTTATCCACGCCGCCGCCTTGAAGCAGGTTCCGGCCGCGGAGTACAACCCTTTCGAATGTATCAAGACCAATGTTATGGGCGCTCAGAACGTCATCGAGGCCTGTCTCAATACCGGGGTTAAGCGGGTGGTGGCGCTCAGTACTGACAAGGCGGCAGCACCTATCAATCTGTACGGTGCGACAAAACTCTGCTCCGATAAACTTTTTGTCGCTGCCAATAATATGAAGGGTAAACGGGATCTCAAGCTTTCCGTTGTACGCTACGGTAACGTCATGGGTAGTAGGGGTAGTGTTATTCCCTTCTTTCTGAACAAGCGGCAAGAGGGCGTATTAACTATTACCGATGAGCGTATGACGCGGTTTAATATCTCCCTCGATGAGGGCGTTGACATGGTTCTGCGCGCATTGGAAATCATGTGGGGCGGCGAGATTTATGTGCCCAAGATCCCCAGTTACCGGATCACAGACGTGGCTAAGGCTATAGGTCCCGATTGTAAGCTCGAAATCGTCGGTATCCGGCCGGGTGAAAAACTGCACGAAGACATGATCACCGAAACTGATGCCATCAGTACCGTTGAGTGCAAAGATTACTTTGTTATCCTCCCTTCGATGAGAATGTGGGATATTGAAGCGTTTATGAGGACCTTCGATGGGC
Above is a genomic segment from Geopsychrobacter electrodiphilus DSM 16401 containing:
- the pseB gene encoding UDP-N-acetylglucosamine 4,6-dehydratase (inverting); translation: MLTGKSILVTGGTGSFGKQFIKRILTDYPEIERIVVFSRDELKQFEMAQELPGERHKQIRYFIGDVRDQDRLVRAMEGIDIVIHAAALKQVPAAEYNPFECIKTNVMGAQNVIEACLNTGVKRVVALSTDKAAAPINLYGATKLCSDKLFVAANNMKGKRDLKLSVVRYGNVMGSRGSVIPFFLNKRQEGVLTITDERMTRFNISLDEGVDMVLRALEIMWGGEIYVPKIPSYRITDVAKAIGPDCKLEIVGIRPGEKLHEDMITETDAISTVECKDYFVILPSMRMWDIEAFMRTFDGHMCPPNFSYNSGTNTEWLDVDRLRELTRLHVDPDFSV